In the Candidatus Kapaibacterium sp. genome, one interval contains:
- a CDS encoding twin-arginine translocase TatA/TatE family subunit, translating into MNLIMFGMPGGMEWVLILLAILLLFGAKKIPELMKGLGSGIKEFKKASNDITNDPTDNKLDK; encoded by the coding sequence ATGAACCTAATAATGTTCGGTATGCCCGGTGGTATGGAATGGGTTCTCATTTTGTTGGCAATTTTGCTATTGTTCGGTGCAAAAAAAATTCCTGAGCTTATGAAAGGGCTTGGAAGTGGTATAAAAGAATTTAAAAAAGCATCTAACGATATTACGAATGACCCAACCGACAACAAGTTGGATAAATAA
- the purS gene encoding phosphoribosylformylglycinamidine synthase subunit PurS — protein MNKYKANIKITLREGILDVQGKTVEHALHSIGFETMSAVRIGKFVTLEIKAESETAAQNQIENACKQIIANPIIEDYSIEITKAE, from the coding sequence ATGAACAAGTATAAAGCAAACATCAAAATCACACTTCGCGAAGGCATTCTCGACGTTCAAGGCAAAACTGTCGAGCACGCATTACATTCAATCGGATTTGAAACTATGAGTGCGGTGCGAATCGGAAAATTCGTCACTCTGGAAATAAAAGCTGAAAGCGAAACTGCGGCACAAAATCAGATTGAAAACGCATGCAAACAAATTATCGCAAATCCGATAATTGAAGACTATTCCATCGAAATCACTAAGGCGGAATAG
- a CDS encoding phosphatidylserine decarboxylase family protein, with product MLTKYGTDNIVIMLIAGVLILAIGYYVDKLFLSIPLYIIGAAIIVLVFIFFRDPDRTLPMVAINDDTYIIAPADGEVVEIIEVDENDYLKQRAKRLSIFLSPIDVHVNRNPVTGIVEYYQYVPGEYLVAYHPKSSELNEHSKIGVLTRHGKVMYKQIVGILARRIVCDVKVKDSVVVGDRFGMMKFGSRMDIFVPLDCEFFVKVNDKVIAGETILGRMKQINE from the coding sequence ATGCTCACTAAATACGGAACTGATAACATAGTAATCATGCTTATTGCCGGAGTGCTAATTTTGGCAATCGGCTATTATGTTGATAAATTATTTCTAAGCATTCCACTTTATATCATTGGAGCCGCCATAATTGTATTGGTGTTCATTTTCTTCAGAGACCCTGATAGAACATTGCCAATGGTAGCAATCAATGATGATACTTACATTATAGCTCCTGCGGATGGCGAAGTGGTAGAAATAATCGAAGTGGATGAAAATGATTATTTGAAGCAACGAGCAAAACGATTGAGCATTTTCCTCTCGCCGATTGATGTGCATGTAAACCGCAATCCCGTAACCGGAATTGTAGAATACTATCAATACGTTCCCGGAGAGTATTTAGTAGCATATCATCCGAAATCATCAGAACTGAACGAGCACTCCAAAATCGGGGTTTTGACTCGTCATGGCAAAGTGATGTATAAGCAAATTGTGGGCATTTTGGCACGACGAATTGTATGCGATGTCAAAGTCAAAGATAGCGTTGTGGTAGGAGATAGATTCGGAATGATGAAATTTGGCTCGAGAATGGATATATTTGTGCCATTGGATTGTGAATTTTTCGTAAAAGTTAACGACAAAGTCATAGCCGGTGAAACAATTTTAGGTAGAATGAAACAAATTAATGAATAA
- the purQ gene encoding phosphoribosylformylglycinamidine synthase subunit PurQ, translated as MKFGIVVFPGSNCDHDAYHAASVNAGFGAQYLWHKDTLIPDDIECIILPGGFSYGDYLRCGAIAQFSPLMKEVKKFGESGKYVVGICNGFQILTETGMLPGALLKNENLNFICKDTNLKVISNDSAFTSAYQKGDVINIPIAHGEGNYYADADTLKMLEDENLIVFKYSSPDGIIEKQYNPNGSVNNIAGIISKNGNILGMMPHPERYSDKQLGCDDGISIFKSIARSLS; from the coding sequence ATGAAGTTTGGCATTGTAGTTTTCCCGGGTTCAAATTGTGACCATGATGCATATCATGCGGCTTCGGTGAATGCCGGATTTGGTGCACAATATCTATGGCACAAAGATACTTTGATTCCCGATGACATTGAATGCATAATTTTGCCGGGTGGATTTTCCTACGGCGATTATCTGAGATGTGGTGCTATTGCACAGTTTTCACCATTGATGAAAGAAGTCAAAAAATTCGGCGAAAGCGGCAAATACGTCGTTGGCATTTGTAACGGATTTCAAATCCTTACCGAAACCGGAATGTTGCCCGGTGCTTTACTAAAGAACGAAAATTTGAATTTCATTTGCAAAGATACAAATCTAAAAGTGATTTCAAATGATTCAGCCTTTACTTCTGCTTATCAAAAGGGTGATGTGATTAATATTCCAATCGCACATGGCGAAGGAAATTATTACGCAGATGCCGATACATTGAAAATGCTCGAAGATGAAAATTTGATTGTTTTCAAATACAGTTCACCTGACGGTATTATCGAAAAGCAATATAATCCAAACGGTTCAGTCAATAATATAGCCGGGATTATTAGCAAAAATGGAAATATTTTGGGTATGATGCCGCATCCCGAAAGATATAGTGACAAGCAACTCGGCTGTGATGACGGTATTAGTATTTTTAAATCAATTGCAAGGAGTCTATCATGA
- a CDS encoding twin-arginine translocase TatA/TatE family subunit, which translates to MFDVGGGELLLIILAVLILFGPKKLPEFAQMIKRGINEMKNAQRQFSEQVTEISREVQKPVNNIKNTIENEVKEPPKQVIKEDYINKN; encoded by the coding sequence ATGTTTGATGTTGGTGGGGGTGAATTATTACTAATCATTCTTGCGGTTCTGATTTTATTCGGACCCAAGAAATTACCCGAGTTTGCCCAAATGATAAAACGTGGTATAAACGAAATGAAGAATGCTCAACGGCAATTCTCCGAGCAAGTTACCGAAATCAGTCGAGAAGTTCAAAAACCTGTCAATAATATTAAAAATACTATCGAAAATGAAGTCAAAGAGCCACCCAAGCAAGTTATAAAAGAAGATTACATCAACAAAAATTGA
- the pssA gene encoding CDP-diacylglycerol--serine O-phosphatidyltransferase — translation MAKLRITKSLVPNLLTLVNLYAGFSAIVYISKGDIEKGALFILIAAIFDMLDGVMARLINATSEFGAELDSLCDVVSFGVAPSFMLYQVFFVNYNEIGILFAALPALAGASRLARFNIQLTDMIEDKQYFKGLPIPSAALTIVSYIIFILPNNYISESMTVIATFALVIFVAYAMISDIRFDNIPRPNKKSFRERPVVSIIFAIGMIASVISKGIFVFPFMVFYIVASAIRHLIRFFQMDVEPEEEIDDAEEN, via the coding sequence ATGGCAAAACTAAGAATCACTAAATCTTTAGTCCCAAATTTATTGACTTTAGTCAATTTATATGCAGGCTTTTCCGCTATCGTTTACATATCAAAAGGCGATATCGAAAAGGGTGCATTATTTATATTAATTGCTGCAATTTTTGATATGCTTGACGGTGTGATGGCAAGGCTCATCAATGCTACAAGCGAATTTGGAGCTGAACTTGACTCGCTATGTGACGTAGTTTCATTTGGTGTAGCACCTTCGTTTATGCTTTACCAAGTATTCTTCGTCAATTACAACGAAATTGGGATTTTATTCGCTGCTTTGCCTGCATTAGCGGGGGCATCTCGCTTAGCAAGGTTCAATATTCAATTGACTGACATGATTGAGGACAAACAATACTTCAAAGGTTTGCCTATACCATCAGCGGCTTTGACAATCGTTTCATACATAATTTTTATTCTCCCTAATAATTACATTTCCGAATCAATGACTGTAATAGCAACTTTTGCATTGGTGATTTTTGTTGCCTATGCAATGATTTCTGATATCAGATTCGACAATATTCCGCGACCAAATAAGAAGTCATTCCGCGAAAGACCTGTGGTATCAATTATTTTTGCTATTGGTATGATTGCATCTGTAATAAGTAAGGGGATTTTCGTATTCCCATTTATGGTATTCTACATTGTCGCAAGTGCTATCAGACATCTCATCAGATTTTTCCAAATGGACGTAGAACCGGAAGAGGAAATTGATGACGCAGAAGAGAATTAA